Genomic window (Paucidesulfovibrio gracilis DSM 16080):
CCGGGGAATTCCGCCAGGATTTGTTCTACCGGCTGAACGTGGTCACGTTGCGCCTGCCTCCCATGCGGGAGCGGCGTGAGGATCTTCCCCTGCTCATCGACCATTTTATTCAGCGCCACAATGCCCTGCTGGGCCGTCAGGTGGAAGGCGTCAGCGAGGACGTGCTCTCCATCTTCCTGCGGCACGACTTTCCGGGCAATGTGCGCGAGTTGGAAAATATTTTGGAATACGCCTTTATTCTCTGCCAGGAGGGGTTCATCCAGGTGGAACATCTCCCTGAAAACCTGCAACCGAACCGGCCCTCCGAGGAAGACATCTTCGAACCGGGCGGCACCCTGGAGGAAATCAAGTGCCGGGCCGTGCTGCGGGCGCTCAAGCGCAACCAGGGCAAGAAAATGGCCACCTGCCGGGAGCTTGGCATTTCCAAGGATACGCTGCGCCGTATGTTGGGGCGTTGCAAGAATGTGGGCGTATAATTCGCCTTGGCGAGTTTTGCGCGGGCGCATTCTCTGTCTTGCTTCTGGCTCGCGCGATGGCCTGATTCTGTTTAGTCGTTTGAAATACATTGATTTTGTTTGCTTCGGCACAGCCGGTGCTTAAGCGAAACCAAACTCTGGAGCAACACGTCCAGCCGGATGAGTCGGAAGTATGATTATCTGTTTAGCATGTTACCAGGACCGGTTAGCCTCGGTCTTTGAAAACGCCAGTGAGTTCCGGCTGTATCGCCTGGACGACGAGAACAATATTACCCCCGCAGGCCATGTATCCCTTCCCTCAAAGGACCCAACGGACAGGACATCCGCCATATTGGCCTGCGGGGTTCATCTCGTCATCTGCGGCGGGGTGTGCGGCGGTGTTCGCCACTCCCTGGAGGCGGCAGGGCTGGAACTGCGGCCCTGGCTGCGTGGCCGGGTGGACGAAGTGCTCGCCGCTGTGCGGCAGAACACGCTTGAACAATTGACCATGCCCGGTTGCCGTTGTCGTCGCAACGGTGCGGGCCAGGACTGCGGACCCGGACGAGGAAACGGACCGGGGCGCGGATATGGGCGTGGGCATGGCTTGGGGCATGGTCCCCAGGGACCGGGAGCTGGTCGCCGGTCGCGAAGTGCGGTCATCCCCACAATGGGAACCGCAGGTACGTGCTGCGGCCAAATGCCCGCTCCCATGCCCGAACAACAGACGTTCAACCAAGGAGAAACCATGAAGATAGCCATCAGCTGCGAAGGCCCGGGCCTGGAAAGCAAACTGGACCCCCGCTTTGGGCGCGCTGCCGGATTTTTGATTTATGATCTGGAAACCGGTGCGGATGAATACGTGAACAACGAGCAGAATTTGAGCCTGCCCCAGGGCGCGGGCATTCAGTCCGCCCAGACCGTGGGCGCCACCGGCGCCAAGGCCGTGATCACCGGCCACATGGGACCCAAGGCGTTTATGGCATTGGAAAAGGGCGGCATTCAGGTCTTTTTGGGCCAGGGCGGCACCGCTGCCGAGAATCTGGAGGCCTACAAGGCCGGGAAGCTCGCTCCCGCGGACGGACCGGACAAGGAAGGACACTGGTAGGCCGGGGTCGGCAATTCCAAGGGATCCCGACATGCATTGACAACGGGATCGTGATGATTACATAAGCCGGGCCGCCTTGCACGCTTCGGGCGTGGGCGGCCGGACCATACAAATTTCTAAGGAGTGAAAGATCATGAGTGACGCATGCGGCAGCTGCTCCTCGGGACAAGGCGCGGGCGGTTGTTCCGGTTGTGAATCGGAAGACCAGAAGCTGAAAACCAACCTTTCGCGCATCAAGCACAAGATCGTGGTGCTTTCCGGCAAGGGCGGCGTGGGCAAATCCACAGTGGCCACCAACATTGCCGTGGCCCTGGCGCAGGCCGGAAAACAGGTGGGTCTGCTGGACGTGGATGTCCATGGTCCCAGCGTTCCCCGGCTGCTCAGCCTGCAGGACAAGCAGCCCCATATCGGCCAGGAAATCATTGAGCCGGTGTCCTGGAGCAAAAATCTTTGGGTCATGTCTCTGGGCTTTATGCTCCCCAACAAGAACGACGCCGTGATCTGGCGCGGTCCCGTGAAGATGGGCCTGATCACCCAGTTCCTGCGGGACGTGGCCTGGGGCGATCTGGACTTCCTGGTTGTGGACTGCCCTCCCGGAACCGGCGACGAACCGCTTTCCGCCCTGCAGACCATCGGACCCGACGCCTACGCGGTCATCGTGACCACCCCGCAGGGCGTGGCCATTGACGACGTGCGCCGTTCCGTGACCTTCTGCAAGCAGGTGGGCAACCCGGTGCTCGGCATCGTGGAAAACATGTCCGGCTTTGCCTGCCCGGATTGCGGCAAAGTGTACGACATTTTCAATTCCGGCGGCGGCGAACAATTGGCCCGCGAGATGGACGTGCCCTTCTTGGGTCGGATTCCCATTGAACCGGAAGTGGCCCGCTCCGGAGACGAGGGCTTCCCCTATGTCAAGGTGGAGCACGAAAGCCCGGCAGCCCAAGCCCTGGGACGGGTGGTCAAGCCCATGCTCAAGCTGGCGGACAGCCTGCAGGAGCCTGCCGCGGACCAACTGCCCACGCCCAAGAGCCTGGCCAAGAACAACGGCGCGCTGCGTGTGGCTCTGCCCATTGCCGAGGGTCGGTTGTGCCAGCATTTCGGCCACTGCCAACAGTTTGCGGTCTATGATGTGGACACGGAACTGGGCAGCGTGGTGGCCAGCACCAGCGAAACCCCGCCGCCGCACGAGCCGGGCGTCCTGCCCAAGTGGATCGCCGGGTTGAACGTGGACCTGGTGCTCGCCGGAGGCATGGGGGCCAAGGCCCAATCCCTGCTCAAGGACGAGGGCGTCCAGGTTATTGTCGGCGCTCCCTCCCAGGAGCCGGAAAAAGTGCTGGAACAGTGGATGAAAGGCTCGCTCCAGACCGGCGCGAACACCTGCGACCACTAAGAATACAAGGTACTACCTCACCTCTCCAGGTCGGCGGCCCGGTTCCCCTTTGCAGGGGGGAGCCGGGCCGCTCCTCGTTTCGTGGCGGTCAAAGCGGGAACGTCGCAACTGGATGTCGGCGTGGCGCAGCACGCAGGCAGTAGGGACTTGAGAGAGCATTGAGGGGGGACATGGTCCCCTGCCGGGAACCGCAAACCGGATCCGGGTGGGCTAGTCGCTGAGCATTTCCATGAGCTGGCCGATCATGGAAGCACTGCGTTCGAACGCGGCCACCACATTGGGGTCAAACTGCGTACCAGCGCATCGCAGGATTTCCTCCCGGGCCTCGCAAAATCGCATGGCCTTGCGGTACGGGCGACGCTGCATCATGGCGGAAAGGCTGTCCGCCACCGCGATGATCCGCGCTCCGAGTGGGATTTCCGTGCCGTGCAGACCATGGGGGTAGCCCTGTCCATCCCACCGTTCGTGATGGTGGAGGATGATTTCCCGGATACCGCAGCGGCAAAGCGCCTGCACCGGCTGGACGATTTCCGCGCCAATGGCGGGGTGGCGTTTGAGCATGGCCCATTCCGCCGGAGTCAGTGGACCGGGCTTGAACAATACGGCGTCCGGGATACCGATTTTTCCAACGTCGTGCAGGTGGGCGGCCACGTGGATCACATCGGCGTGGGCCGTGGAAAGTCCCATGCGTACGGCCAGTCCGTAGGCAACCTGGGCCACTTCCTCGGAGTGCTTGCGTGTATGGTGGTCGCGGGCATCCACTGCCGTTCCCAGGGATTCGGCAAATTCGTGCAATGCCGTGGTAATGGTTTCCTGGGTCAGAGGCGCGCCGCAGGTCAGGTCATCTCGAAACATGGTGCATCCTTGTCAGGTGGTTGAACCGGGGGATCCGTAGCCTTGCCGTGTGCCGGGCATTTCCCGTGGGCAGCAGCGGCGTGGCGGGGTGAAGCGTGTCTCGTGTTTTTTTCATTTATGGTCAGTGAGTACGTCGTT
Coding sequences:
- a CDS encoding iron-sulfur cluster carrier protein MrpORP, with product MSDACGSCSSGQGAGGCSGCESEDQKLKTNLSRIKHKIVVLSGKGGVGKSTVATNIAVALAQAGKQVGLLDVDVHGPSVPRLLSLQDKQPHIGQEIIEPVSWSKNLWVMSLGFMLPNKNDAVIWRGPVKMGLITQFLRDVAWGDLDFLVVDCPPGTGDEPLSALQTIGPDAYAVIVTTPQGVAIDDVRRSVTFCKQVGNPVLGIVENMSGFACPDCGKVYDIFNSGGGEQLAREMDVPFLGRIPIEPEVARSGDEGFPYVKVEHESPAAQALGRVVKPMLKLADSLQEPAADQLPTPKSLAKNNGALRVALPIAEGRLCQHFGHCQQFAVYDVDTELGSVVASTSETPPPHEPGVLPKWIAGLNVDLVLAGGMGAKAQSLLKDEGVQVIVGAPSQEPEKVLEQWMKGSLQTGANTCDH
- a CDS encoding NifB/NifX family molybdenum-iron cluster-binding protein — its product is MIICLACYQDRLASVFENASEFRLYRLDDENNITPAGHVSLPSKDPTDRTSAILACGVHLVICGGVCGGVRHSLEAAGLELRPWLRGRVDEVLAAVRQNTLEQLTMPGCRCRRNGAGQDCGPGRGNGPGRGYGRGHGLGHGPQGPGAGRRSRSAVIPTMGTAGTCCGQMPAPMPEQQTFNQGETMKIAISCEGPGLESKLDPRFGRAAGFLIYDLETGADEYVNNEQNLSLPQGAGIQSAQTVGATGAKAVITGHMGPKAFMALEKGGIQVFLGQGGTAAENLEAYKAGKLAPADGPDKEGHW
- a CDS encoding HD-GYP domain-containing protein translates to MFRDDLTCGAPLTQETITTALHEFAESLGTAVDARDHHTRKHSEEVAQVAYGLAVRMGLSTAHADVIHVAAHLHDVGKIGIPDAVLFKPGPLTPAEWAMLKRHPAIGAEIVQPVQALCRCGIREIILHHHERWDGQGYPHGLHGTEIPLGARIIAVADSLSAMMQRRPYRKAMRFCEAREEILRCAGTQFDPNVVAAFERSASMIGQLMEMLSD